A window of Methanolobus sediminis contains these coding sequences:
- a CDS encoding HAD family hydrolase codes for MLSSLIFDMDGVLVDSMPYHAEAWLQVSREVGANVTSEDIYEIEGANHRLGLQWLFEKAGGNIDPAQYDNILQRKVEIFTSIADVKPFNGMADCLKAMKNNFRLAVVTGSERVTVESFMDQFFPGIFDVIVSGEDVHYGKPYPEPYLKAVELLGIEKEECIVVENAPMGVESAKRAGLYCVGVPTYISPDKLSQADIVLKDHASLTDYLYNHLNNCSQ; via the coding sequence ATGCTCAGTTCCCTTATTTTTGATATGGATGGTGTGCTTGTGGATTCCATGCCCTATCATGCCGAGGCATGGCTGCAGGTCTCCCGCGAGGTAGGTGCCAATGTTACTTCTGAGGACATATATGAAATTGAAGGCGCCAATCACAGACTGGGCTTACAATGGCTTTTTGAGAAAGCAGGTGGAAATATCGATCCCGCTCAATATGATAATATTTTGCAGAGGAAGGTAGAGATATTCACCAGTATTGCCGATGTCAAACCATTCAATGGAATGGCAGATTGCCTGAAGGCAATGAAAAATAATTTCAGGCTTGCGGTGGTTACAGGTTCTGAGCGTGTGACCGTTGAATCCTTTATGGATCAGTTCTTCCCCGGGATTTTTGATGTGATCGTTTCCGGTGAGGATGTCCATTACGGAAAACCATATCCAGAACCATATCTTAAGGCTGTTGAGTTGCTTGGTATTGAAAAAGAAGAATGCATTGTGGTTGAAAATGCTCCCATGGGTGTTGAATCCGCAAAGAGGGCAGGTCTTTATTGTGTGGGTGTGCCCACATATATTTCCCCGGATAAACTTTCACAGGCAGATATTGTGTTGAAGGATCATGCCTCATTAACAGATTATCTCTATAATCATCTCAATAATTGTTCACAATAA
- a CDS encoding tetratricopeptide repeat protein: protein MEDKSEQDMKTVMKDNLQSLKESFHETPSMEYLLQIVATYHGLEMTERGVGFAEAFLMQIEDEKERLLQTSMIFEMVDLNEEALSYLTEAMDKYPEDTQVKNHHGMLLNKSSKFEDALLIYDGLLESSPKSLESLSGKLIALIGLGRNGEVLKIYKTSISITPSSPQDWHFKGVIDGLLKDYFDHEKGKSITEGQAEKLSKSFDSIHHIMGGLGPEVSNFYMMGNFAGTEIFHEILHKEE, encoded by the coding sequence ATGGAAGATAAAAGCGAACAGGACATGAAAACTGTAATGAAGGATAACCTGCAAAGTCTGAAAGAAAGTTTCCATGAAACTCCCAGCATGGAATATCTACTCCAGATAGTTGCCACCTACCATGGACTTGAAATGACCGAACGTGGAGTTGGTTTTGCAGAAGCTTTCCTTATGCAGATAGAGGATGAAAAGGAAAGGCTGCTTCAGACATCCATGATCTTTGAGATGGTGGATCTCAATGAAGAAGCTCTCTCTTATCTTACAGAGGCTATGGATAAATATCCTGAAGATACACAGGTAAAGAACCATCATGGTATGCTCTTAAATAAGAGTTCAAAGTTTGAGGACGCTCTTTTGATCTACGATGGATTACTGGAAAGCAGCCCTAAATCCCTGGAATCACTTTCCGGGAAACTGATAGCTCTAATAGGACTTGGAAGGAATGGTGAAGTACTTAAGATATATAAAACTTCAATTTCCATAACTCCTTCATCACCTCAGGACTGGCATTTCAAAGGTGTCATAGATGGTCTTCTCAAAGACTATTTTGACCATGAGAAAGGTAAATCGATTACTGAAGGGCAGGCAGAGAAGTTATCCAAAAGCTTTGATTCAATACATCATATAATGGGTGGTCTTGGGCCAGAAGTCAGCAATTTCTACATGATGGGCAATTTTGCAGGAACAGAAATATTCCATGAAATTTTGCACAAAGAGGAATAA